The nucleotide sequence TTTTAGGGCGGCAGTTGAAAATATTTTAAAAGGAAAAATAGTTTCCGGAGCCTCTACAATTACGATGCAGACCTCCCGCCTTTCCGAAAAAAATCCGGTAAGAAGTTTTAAGCAAAAACTAAGAGAAAGTTTTTTATCTCTTTTTATGGAGCTTTCTTATTCCAAGAAAGACATATTGAATATTTACGCCTCCCATGCACCCTACGGCGGAAATGTTGTAGGCCTCGAAGCCGCTTCATGGCGGTATTTCGGAAGGGGGCCTGAAGATTTAACATGGGCGGAAGCCGCCTGCCTTGCAGTCCTTCCCAATCAGCCCTCTTTGGTTCGCCCGGGAAAAGAATCCGAAATCTTAAAAGAAAAGAGGGACAGGCTCTTGTACAATCTTTTTTTACAAAAAAAAATCGATAAGGAAACCTATGCTCTTTCCGTTACAGAACCCGTTCCCGATAAACCTAAGGCCATTCCTCAAAAGGCTTATCATTACCTTGAGTTTTTAAAAACAAAAAGCTCCAATCAAAAAAACATAAGCAGCCTGGATTATTCTTTACAGGAAATAGTTTTTGAAATTGCCGATCATCATTTTAAAAGAAATTTCTTAAGCGGTGTTTACAATACAGCCGTTTTAATTTTAGATACCGAAACGGGAAAAACTTTAGCCTATATAGGAAACACAGGTCTTCAAAGTCCGAATGCAAAAAACGAGCATGTCGATATGGTTCATGCAAGGCGGAGTTCGGGTAGCTTACTAAAACCATTTTTGTTTGCAGCAATGCTGGATGCGGGAATGATTTTACCGGATCAACTCCTCATAGATATTCCGACAAAGATAGCAGGCTACACACCTCAAAACAGTAACTACACATATTCGGGAGCGATTCCTGCCCGCAAGGCCCTTTCCTATTCTTTAAACATTCCGTTTATAAGAGCTTTGCGTGAATTTACAACACCCGCCTTTTTGGATATCTTAAAAAGGTCGGGCTTTACAACCTTTAACCGTTCGGCCGATGAGTACGGTCTTCCCCTGATTTTAGGAGGAGGAGAAATAAGTCTTTACGAAATTACAAACACTTATCGAAAGATGATGCTGAGAGCTCAAAACAAACTTGACGAAAAATTTCCTTTTTCGCCGGGAGCTTGCAGAATAACAATGGATGTGCTGACCGAAGGGAACAGGCCCGAAGAAGAAGCTATATGGCAGCTTTATGCACAAAATCAAAAAATTGCATGGAAGACCGGAACAAGTTACGGGAACAAGGATGCTTGGACTATAGGGATTACGCCTACATATTCCGTAGGCGTTTGGTGCGGGAACGCTTCGGGAGAAGGAAGGCCTGAAATTACAAGCACAAAACTGGCCGCTCCAATCCTCTTTGAAATTTTTAATATCTTGCCGAAATCGGACTGGCCCGAAAAAGAATTAAAGGATTTTGAATTTATAAAAGCTTGTGCAGACTCAGGTTACCCCGCAGGAGAATTTTGTAAAACTGCAAAGGCTGTTTTAAAACCCATAAATAGCCATACCCAAAATACATGCCCTTATTGTAAAAAGGTATCTTTAAGCCCCGACGGCAAGTTTCAAGTTAAGGCAAACGACATAAACGAATTACCTAAAATAGAAAACAGGTTTGTTCTTCCTGCTGCTGCAGAATATTTTTATAAACAGGGCCATCCGGAGTATAAGAGCCTCCCCCAATGGCTTCCCGAAAGTACGGCATCAAATGCAGGCGAGTTTGAAATTTTATTTCCCGAAGACGGAACCTCGGTTTATATTCCGACAGAACTTGACGGCTCTTTTGGAGCCTTGGTTGCAGAAGCCGCCCATAAAAATCCCGATGCAGTCATCTACTGGGATTTGGACGGAGAATATTTAGGAAGTACAAAATCCTATCATCAAATGAAGATTCAGCCCTTAGGGGCGCCCTTAAGGGCGGCCCTAAGGGGCAGACATGAGCTGACCCTTACGGACAACAGGGGAAATACCCGTAAAAGAATTTTTTATGTTCTAAATGAAAATTAGTCTTTAAGCATAACCTGTAACACAACTTCGTCGGTTTTGTGCATACCTTGGGCGGCAACAACACCGATGCCGGCTATGGTTTTTTCGATGTCATCCTTGACTATGCCGTCACCTCCTGCAAAGAAGTTTCCATCCATAGCAAGCTCGTGAGAAAAAAGAGCCGAGTCCAAGGCGGAGGCTATTTTGGCGGCACAGGACTGCTTGGCTCCGTCACAAAGGATTCCCGATACGGTACCCAGAGTATTTACTATTGTTCCGCATACCTGTTCATAAGAGCCGCCCTTCATATAGGTAATTGCAGCAGCACAGGCAGCTCCGGCAGTTACCGCACCGCAATAAGCAGAAAGTCTGCCTATTCCAGTCTTTTGGTGAATGGCTAAAAGATTACTTACAATCAAACAGCGGATCAGTTTTTCTTCGCTTAACTTATTTTCGCGGGCATATACAACTACGGGCACCGAAACGGCTAAGCCCTGATTTCCGCTTCCCGAATTGGTAATAACCGGATAAGAACAGCCGCACATACGGGCATCGGAGGCTGCTGCGACTTCACCTTCCGCTTGAACCTTAACAGAAAAATCATCACCCTTCTTCTGGTTATACTTTAAAATATTTTTCCCCGTTTCAATACCGTAGGAAGTTTTTAAACCGTCCTCTGAAACTCTCATATTATATTCAACCTGCCTCATAATGATTGGAGAAACCTCATCAACAGGGACAGTATCTGCAAATTCCAAAATATCTTTTACGTTTAAACAAGTTCTATCGGTTAAAGCACCTGCGGCAGACTCCAGGCTAAAAGGCTTTTCAAAAATAATTTCGTCATTCTTTTTTAAAAGTACGATATTTGTATGCTGGTGAATGAGCTCGGCAACTCCGGTATCTCCGTTTAATTTGCCTGTAATTCTTATGTGAAGGCTTGCAGGCGTATCCATTAG is from Treponema denticola and encodes:
- the pbpC gene encoding penicillin-binding protein 1C is translated as MDFPKKLPIKKILRASIPAFISSLIVLALILFFTPGFQVDYSFTLYSSDGKLLGASAASDGQWRFPQTSKLPEKYREALLSYEDKNFYFHFGIDPLSVFRAAVENILKGKIVSGASTITMQTSRLSEKNPVRSFKQKLRESFLSLFMELSYSKKDILNIYASHAPYGGNVVGLEAASWRYFGRGPEDLTWAEAACLAVLPNQPSLVRPGKESEILKEKRDRLLYNLFLQKKIDKETYALSVTEPVPDKPKAIPQKAYHYLEFLKTKSSNQKNISSLDYSLQEIVFEIADHHFKRNFLSGVYNTAVLILDTETGKTLAYIGNTGLQSPNAKNEHVDMVHARRSSGSLLKPFLFAAMLDAGMILPDQLLIDIPTKIAGYTPQNSNYTYSGAIPARKALSYSLNIPFIRALREFTTPAFLDILKRSGFTTFNRSADEYGLPLILGGGEISLYEITNTYRKMMLRAQNKLDEKFPFSPGACRITMDVLTEGNRPEEEAIWQLYAQNQKIAWKTGTSYGNKDAWTIGITPTYSVGVWCGNASGEGRPEITSTKLAAPILFEIFNILPKSDWPEKELKDFEFIKACADSGYPAGEFCKTAKAVLKPINSHTQNTCPYCKKVSLSPDGKFQVKANDINELPKIENRFVLPAAAEYFYKQGHPEYKSLPQWLPESTASNAGEFEILFPEDGTSVYIPTELDGSFGALVAEAAHKNPDAVIYWDLDGEYLGSTKSYHQMKIQPLGAPLRAALRGRHELTLTDNRGNTRKRIFYVLNEN
- a CDS encoding serine dehydratase subunit alpha family protein: MSLDNAKKEKYVQILREELVPALGCTEPIAIAYTAANLRKIMGGIPDEILIESSGNIIKNAKSVIVPNTGGMKGMEASALIGLIGGNADKGLEVLADVTEEHVKLAHEYLAKSCTKLKLMDTPASLHIRITGKLNGDTGVAELIHQHTNIVLLKKNDEIIFEKPFSLESAAGALTDRTCLNVKDILEFADTVPVDEVSPIIMRQVEYNMRVSEDGLKTSYGIETGKNILKYNQKKGDDFSVKVQAEGEVAAASDARMCGCSYPVITNSGSGNQGLAVSVPVVVYARENKLSEEKLIRCLIVSNLLAIHQKTGIGRLSAYCGAVTAGAACAAAITYMKGGSYEQVCGTIVNTLGTVSGILCDGAKQSCAAKIASALDSALFSHELAMDGNFFAGGDGIVKDDIEKTIAGIGVVAAQGMHKTDEVVLQVMLKD